The window CCTGTGCGATGGTGGTCATGAGCACAGCCTGCGGCGCGGAGAGCGCCTGTGCGGGATCCATTCCCGGACGCGGCATCGCGCCGGGGAAGCCGTACGCCTCATAGAGGAGATTCAGCACGGGGGCGATGACGAGTGCGCCGACCACGCAGCCGATGAGGAGCGCGACCTGCTGCCGCCACGGCGTTGCTCCGACGAGCCAGCCCGTCTTGAGATCCTGCATATTGTCGTTCGAGATGCAGGCGATGGCAAGGATGATCGAGGTGGTAAAGATGGCGGTCGCCGTCGCGAACTTCTCGCCGCCCGGCATCTCAAAGATGCCGAACGAGGAGCAGAGCGCATACATGACGAGAGAGGCGACAATGATGCCGAGGATGCCGATGCCCGAGATCGGACTGGAGGATGTGCCGACAAGACCCGCCATGTAGGCGCAGGCGGCAGCGACGAAGAAGCCCATGAGAACCGAAACGCCGACCCCGACAATCGAGAAGATCAGCTTTTGGCTCGGCGGAATCTGCTCCGGGCTGACGAACATAAAGAAGATGGCAAGAAGCCCGATGACTGTGACCGTAAAGACGAGCGCGATGCTCTTCATCGACATATCAATGTCCATGCGGTGCAGTCCCTTTTCCTCGCCGGTCGTGCGTGCGCCCGCAATGGACTCCTTCACGCCGTCGATCACGGGGCGCGCGAGGGTGATGAGCGTCCAGATCGCCGCTACGCCCATCGCGCCCGCGCCGATGAGACGTACCTTCTGCTGGTAGATCATCCCGGCGAATTTCTGCATCGCCATGCCGTCGGGCGGCATCTCCGCCATGGTGAAGTAGGGGACGAACCCCGCCCATGCGATAGCGATTCCCGTCAGCATGGCAAGTCCGCTCGCAATGCCGATCAGGTAGCCCGCACCCACGAGCGCGGTGGAGTAGCCCAGAGGCAGCTGTGTCATGCCTCGCCCGACGTGAAACCACGCCGAGAGCGAACCGCCGAGCACCTGCAGACCGTTCGTGAGGAATGCGACCACGCTCGCGACCGCGCTGCCCGCGAGGATCTCCTTCAGTCCGGAATCGGTCTTGCCGTCCGCCTTGGTCTGGCTGCCGACCTTCAGAATCTCGGCGGCGGCAACGCCCTCGGGATATGCGAGATCGCTGTGGACGACCATCGCGCGGCGCAGCGGGATGGTAAAGAGCACGCCGAGACAGCCGCCGCACGCAGAAACCACGAGTGTCTGCCAAAACTGGAAGCCGTGCCAGTAGCCGATCATGAGCATACCCGGGATGATGAAGATGATGGCGGACAGCGTTCCCGCTGCCGATGCCTGTGTCTGCACCATGTTGTTCTCAAGGATGTTCGCGTCCTTTGCCATCTTCAGAATCGCCATCGAGATGACCGCCGCCGGGATTGCCGACGAGAACGTCAGGCCGACCTTGAGCCCGAGGTACACATTCGATGCCGTGAAGATGATCGTGAGGATCGCACCGAGCAGCATACCGCGCACGGTAAGCTCGGGGAGCCGCAGCTCGTGTTGCATAAACTCGTTCTGCGCATCTTTCATGCAAGAATCACCTGTCCTTTTGTCCAATAAAGAAAAAAATAACAACAGCATTATAACACAAGAATGATGAATATGAAATTATAAATTATTGTATACAGAAAATTGATGACAAAATGAATTCGTGCATCGGACGGCATTGGCGGTTCCGTTCGGCGTGTCCTCCGCGATTTTGGTGGGTGGAACGGGGGAGCTTGTGCCGTCATTCCATGGGGGAGCACGGATCAATTCAGTGGGGCGGCGATTCTCAAAAACGCAAAATAAAACCGCCGACAGACTTTCTCGTCATCTGTCGGCGGTCATGAGGAAAATACGGGAAGTGATAGGTAACTCTCCTGCATCTACACGATCTCTGCTTCATTCCGTACCACAGCTAGCATGGGGCGCGGAACTTTCCTTCCAAACGCTGAGAAACTACCTCGACATACATCCGGCGCATCCCCCGCAACTCCGCTCGCGGGAAACCATTCCTCCACGCCGCGCCATGTACGCCCCTGTGCCCGTCCTCTGCGGGCTGCCGCATTCCCTGTCGCACCTCTGATACATCCGTCCCGTCGCGCGCCGGGACTCGACCCTCCTGTGCGAACCTCCGGATCTTCTGCGGCCATTCAATGACCCATCGGAATCTCCTCCCAGTCCGTCAAGGAACTCCGGCCGTGCCGGCTTCGCCATCGGCGAAGCTGCACCGCCGTATCCCTCTCCAACAACCGTCGGTCAACACTGTGGAAACTCCGGAGAACTCGTCCCATATGTTTACGGCTCATATGGGAGCGCCTGTCCTGAATCAAGCGATCTGCGAATCCTCCTTAACTATCTTTAGTATAGTCAAACTTCAGAAGATTGTCAATACCGTAAAAAGAAAAATTTGAGGAATTGCCGCTCAAAAATTTGTGATGCGTTTGTCCGTACTTCTCCCATGACAGAGCCGGCACGTCAAGCAATGCAGCTGCCTGATGTGCCGGCCTTGTCGTTTCGGTTATTCGGTGATTTCACGCACGATGGCGAGCGTCAGCTCCGCCGCGTCATAGAGATCCTGCTCGTGGATGCTCTCCTCCTTCGTGTGGCAGTCCGTCATGCCGACGCCGAGGACGGTCGTCGGCACACCGTAGGCATTGAAGTGGTTCGCATCCGAGCCGCCGCCCTCCTCCTCCAGCACGACGGGGAAGCCGAGCTGTTCTGCGGCGCGGCGCAGATAGCGGATGGGGAGCGCGTCGGGGGGCAGTTCGTAGGGATCGTAGTCCTTTTTGATGTCGATTTCTGCGGTACAGTCCGTCCCGTCGAGGGCTGCGTTTACACTGTCCACCATACGCTGTGTGAGTGCGTCCAGTTTCGCCTTGTCGCGGCTGCGCGTTTCAAAGTTCAGCGTGCAGAACTCGGCGACGACGTTGGTCGCTGTGCCGCCCTCAATCTTGCCGACGTTGCAGGTGGTCTCCTCGTCGATGCGCCCCTGCGGAACGGCAGTGAGCACTCTGCCCGCTGCGGTGATGGCGTTCCTTCCTGCGTCGGGGTCGATGCCCGCGTGCGCCGCCTTGCCCACGATGCGTACGGCAAGCTGATTCTTGCCGGGGGCTTTGAACGCGGCTGTGCCGGCGTGTCCGTGCGTGTCGAGCGTATAGCCGAGGTCAGCGTGCAGGAGACCCGTATCCAGACAGCGCGAGCCGTTGACGCCGCCCTCCTCGGCGACGGTAAAGACGATCTGGAGATCGCCGTGCGGGATGTTTTGCTCTTTCAGACAGCGCAGCGTTTCGAGGATGGCGACAACGCCCGCCTTGTCGTCCGCGCCGAGAATGGTCGTGCCGTCGGAGCGGATGATGCCGTCCTTGAGGGTCGGCTTGATGTTCGTGCACGGTTCGACACAGTCCATATGTGCCGTCAGCATGACGGTGGGGACGCCTGCGACCGTGCCTTTGAAGTTCGCGACGATATTGCCCGTGTTTCCGCCGAGCGCCTTGCCTGCCCCGTCCTCGTGAATCTCCGCCGCACCGAGGTCACGCAGGCGCGTTGTCAGCAGATCGGCGATTTCGCGCTCATCGAGCGTGGAGCAGCGGATGGAAACCAACTCGAAAAACTCGTCCAGTACGCGCTTTTTGTCAATCATAGCTGCCTACTTTCCGAGGAAGAGGACGATCATAAAGGTGATCGTGGCGAGCAGCATCGGGAGCGCGTTGCGCTTCGAGAGCTCCATCGGGCTGACCTTGGCAAGTCCTGCACACACGAGCGCCGCACCCGCGACAGGGGACATGGAGCGTCCGATCGAGCCCGCCATCTGCGCGAGCGAGCCGAGGTCGATGATGCTCATGCCGAACGATGCCGCCTGTGGGGTAATCGCGCCGTTGAACGCGAGCGCCGCTGCATCGCCCGAGCCGGAGATCACGGCGATGATGAATGGCCCGAACGCGCCCGCCATCTTGGCGACGGACTCCGAACCCTTCATCGCCTCAATCAGCGCATCCGTGAGCCCCATTGCCGCCATGCCGGCGGTAAAGACGGCGGCGGCGACGATGAGACCGATGACGCCGCCGTATGCCTCGCCCATGCCGTCAAAGAACTTCTTCGTGATCTCCTGCGGGTTCTGCCGCGTGACGATGAGGGCGAGCACCGTGCCGACGATCATCGCCGTTGGGACATCCGTGAGCGGCAGGACGGCGATCTGCTTGCTGCCGAGCACGAGCAGGACGAGCGGAACGAGGGGGACGAGCGCGTAGATCGGGTTGACTTTGAAATTCCTGCCGCCCTCCTCCTTTTCGAGCTGTGCATGATAGGCGAGACGGCGCGCCTCATCGGGCCCTTCCTTACGTATTGTTGCAATGATGGTCAGTGCGACAACGGCGACGATGGATGCGACAATCGCGGCGGGCACCTGTGCCATGATGACGGTCATGAGATCGGTCTGCGCGAGATCGGCGACGAAGATGTTGTGCGCCTGTCCCGGGCTGATGGCACTGCCCCACGTCCCCGCGAGCACTGCCGCACCTGCCATCGCGGGATGAACGCCCGCTGCCATGAGCGTCGGGATGAGGATGCTGCCGACCGCCGCCGAGCAGCCCGCCGCGCTCGGGATGGCGATGTTGATCCACCACGTCAGCAGCGTTGCGAGCGGGATGAGGATGAACTTGCTCCGCGTAATCACACCCGAGATGGACTCGACGAGATGGCGGTCACAGGTCGTGATCTTCATGACGAACGAGAAGCCCATGACCGTACAGATCACGGGCACGAGTGAGCCGTGTACCATCGTCTTGCTGAACGTCGCGACTGCATTGCCCGTGACACCGCCGATGAAGCACATGAGAAAGCCGGCTGCGAGCAGCACCATGCGTGTCTCGTACTTCTTGATGATGGCGGCAAAGGCTAGAATGACAATGATTCCACCTGCAATTGCCAATGAAAAGACCTCCTTTGATACGTTGATAAAGACCCTAAAACAATATAAAATTTCGACAAAAAGAAAGATACTCCTTCCATTTATCGAAAAAGAGCGGGAACGCGCACAAAAGGGAAGTACCGCCCATGATACTCCCCTTCGTTCGCTACTCTGCGATCCCCGGACGCGTCATCTGGCGCGGCGAGAGGATGTGATTCAGTTCTTTTTTCGTGAGGATGCCCTGATCGAGGATGATCTCGCGGATGGGCTTGCCCGTGGTATATGCCTCACGCGCCAGTTCGGCGGACTTCTCATAGCCGATGTGCGGCAGGAGCGCCGTCACGATGCCGACGCTGTTGTCGAGCCACTTCTGACACTGCTCGACGTTCGGCTTCAGATCGACGAGGAGCTTGTCAACGAAGGTGTTCACCGCGCGCGTGATGTAGTTCAGAGAGTTGAACATATTGAACGCCATGACCGGCTCCATGACGTTCAGCTCGAACTGGCCGTTCTCCACGCCGAGCGTCACGGCGAGATCGCCCACGATGACCTGATAGCACGCCTGGTCGAGCACCTCGGCAATGACGGGGTTGACCTTGCCCGGCATGATGGACGAGCCCGGCTGACGCATCGGGAGATGCAGCTCGTTCAGCCCGCAGCGCGGCCCCGATGCCATGAGGCGGAAATCGTTTGCGAGCTTGATGAGGACGAGCGCCGCATTTTTGAGCGCGGAGGAGAAATCGGCGAACGCGTCTGTGTTGTTCGTCGCGTCGATGATGTTCTGCGAGGTGCGGTACTGCTCGCCCGTGATCTCGGAGAGACGCTTTGCGACCGCCTTGATGTAGGCGGGCTCGGCGTTCAGCCCCGTGCCGATCGCAGTGCCGCCCATGTTGATCGTATGGATGTGGCGCAGGACATAGCGGATGCGGCGCATGGAGCGGCGCACGGCAGACGCGTACGAGCCCATCTCCTGTCCGAGCGTGATGGGAACGGCATCCTGTAGATGGGTGCGTCCCATCTTGAGGATCGCGCGGTACGCCGTCGCCTTTTTCTCAAGCTCCGTGGCGAGGCGGTCGAGCGCAGCGAGAAAGACCGCTCCCTTTGCCGAGAGGCAGACCTTGATGCCCGTCGGGAATGCGTCGTTGGTGGACTGCGCCATGTTCGCGTGGTTGTTCGGCGAGATGATGTCGTAGCGTCCCTTCGGCTCGCCGCGCAGCTCAAGCGCACGGTTGCAGAGCACCTCGTTCATGTTCATGTTGATGGACGTGCCCGCGCCGCCCTGGATCGGGTCGACGGGGAACTGCTCGATGAGACTGCCCGCGATGATCTCATCCGCCGCGCGTACGAGCACGTCGCCGATTTCGTGCGGCAGACGGCCCGTGTCCATGTTTGCGAGTGCCGCCGCCTTTTTTACCTGCGCGAGTGCCTTGATGAAGTCGGGGTCGAGCTTCTGCCCCGTGATGTTGAAATTTTCAATGGCACGCATCGTCTGCACGCCATAGTAGACATCATCGGGGACTTCCAGTTCGCCGAGAAAATCGTGTTCCTTTCTCATGGTGCTCTCTCCTTTGCCTTTTGAGGAACTTTTCAACAATTGTATACAGTATACAACATAAACAAAGAAATGGCTATATTTTTTTTCGCAAGAAAGAGAGAGCGGTGTAGGTACCGATCTCCTGTCCCATGCCAAAATTTTCTTTGGAGCCGACGTAGACGCTGATTTTGTGGCGGAGTTTTTTGGTTTCGTCCCGCCATCCCGTCATTCCGACGGCAAAGATGTCCGTATAGTCCGTGTAGTGGAGCATGGCGTTGGCATAGTGTACCGCGGCATTGACCGCATAGGCGTTGATGTTGCTGAAGTTCGGCTCCACCGACGGTACGGAGGCTTTCTTTTTCATGCGCGTTGCTCCTTTGTTCTTGTGATGAGGGATTACTGTTTCATGAAAATCATAGCGTGCAGCTGACGGATTGTCAAACGGCAAAAAAACACGGACACAATGCATAGTGCATTGTGCCCGTGTTCCTTTTCGGGAGATCAGTGAATCTCGATCTGCTTGCGTGCGGGTGCGTCCGCCGTCTTTGGCAGGTTTACCTGCAGCACGCCGTCCTTGAACTCGGCGTGGATGTTCGCGTCGTCGATGCCGTCGATGTAGAACGAGCGGCTGACTTCGCCCGTGTGACGCTCGCGGCGGATGTAGTTGCCAGCGTCGTCCTTCTCGTCGTTGGACTCACTGTGCGAGGCGGCAATCGTGAGATAGCCGTTCTCGTAGTGGAGGGCGATGTCCTCCTTCGTCATGCCCGGCAGGTCGGCGGTCAGCTCGTAGTGGTCGCCGCTGTCCTTCACGTCCACCTTGAACGAGGCGGCGCCCCAGTTCGCAGCGGGGAAGTCGTGGAAGAAGGAATCGCGCATCGCGTCGAAGAGTGCAAACGGATTCGCGCTGTCACGCTGCGTGAGATTCCGGCGTCCGGCAAAAGGTACAAGTCCAAACATGATGATCAACTCCTTAGAGATGCTGCGGCGGTACACTGTTTGGAATGCACGCCGCTGTTCGTTGTTGTTTGATTGGGAAGGTGCTGCTTGTTGTTCACCTTTCGATTGTTATTATACCTCAAATAGTCAAAAAGTCAATAGGTCAAAAAGAAAAATTTGAAAAATTTTTGGGAGGGACTATAATGGAGAACGTAATGTGATGGATTTCCTGCAAGGAGAGATGAGGCATGGATAAAGAAGTTCTTTTTATCGGCTATCCGAAGTGCTCGACCTGCCAGAAGGCGGAGAAGTTTCTGCGGGCGCACGGCTGTGAGGCTCCGATGCGCGATATTGTGACGGAGAAGCCGACGGCGGAGGAGCTGCGTACGTGGCACGCACGGAGCGGGCTGCCGCTGAAGCGGTTCTTCAATACGAGCGGGATGCTCTACCGTGAGCTGGGGCTGAAGGACAAGCTGCCCTCAATGACGGAGGAGGAGCAGTACGCTGTGCTCGCCTCGGACGGGATGCTCGTAAAGCGTCCGCTCCTCATCACGCATGACCGTGTGTGCACGGGTTTCCGTGAACAGGAGTGGGCGGAGATTTTTGCGTGAGAGAGGTGTATGTATGAAACGCGAATACATGGACGGCATTTTCTATGCGCTGCTCTTTGCGATCCCGGCGTACATTCTGGGGCTGTATTTTCCGATTGTGGGCGGCCCTGTGTTCGGCATCCTGCTCGGTATGCTGTTCGCGAAGAAGCGGCGGCCGAAGACGACCGAGAGCGGGATCAAATTTACGGGCAAGAAGATTTTGCAGTATGCGATCATCTTGCTCGGCTTTGAGATGAATCTCTTTCATGTGGTGGAGGTCGGGGAGCAGTCGCTCTATGTCATGATCTTCACGCTGCTTGCGGCGTTCGGCGCGGCGTTCCTGATGGGAAAGGTTCTGGGGATGGATCGCGATATGACCGCGCTTGTCGGCGCGGGGACGGCGATCTGCGGCGGCTCTGCGATTGCGGCGGTCGCGCCCGTCATTGGGGCGAAGGATCGGGATGTTGTGATCTCGATTGCGACGATCTTTTTCTTCAATGTGCTTGCGGTCTTTATCTTCCCGTTCCTCGGACACAGCTGGGGAATGTCGGATGCGGGCTTCGGGATGTGGGCGGGGACGGCGATCAACGACACGTCATCCGTGGTCGCAGCGGGCTATGCCTACAGCCATGATGCAGGTGCGTACGCGACGATTGTGAAGCTGACGCGCACGCTGATGATTGTGCCGGTCTGCCTGTTCTTCGCCTTGCTCATGATGCGCAGTGCGGCGCAGAGCGGCGCGGGTTTCTCGCTGAAGCGCATCTTCCCAATGTTTGTGCTCTACTTTGTGCTCGCGTGCATTGTGAACACGACAGGCATTCTCCCCGCCGAAGTTTCGCACGGGCTTGGGATGCTCGGCAAGTTCTCGATTGTGCTCGCGATGAGTGCAATCGGGCTGAACACGGATCTGCCGTCGCTCATCAAACACGGGACGCGTCCGCTCCTGCTCGGCATGGTCTGCTGGATCGCCGTCGCGGGTACGTCGCTCATCGTGCAGCACGCGTTGGGGCTTTTATAAGGAGAAATCATGATGGAAGAGCATGAAATTGAGCTGCGTCCGTTCCCTCCGTTTCTGCCGCCGAACGCAACGGTGATGATGATGGGGACGTTCCCGCCAAAGCCGGAGAAGCGGACGATGGAGTTCCACTATCCGAATTTCCAAAACGATATGTGGCGTGTCTACGGGTTGGTATTCTTCGGCGATGCGATGCACTTTCAGCATGGGGAAGAAAAGGCGTTTGACGCGGAGAAGATCAAGGCGTTCCTCACGGAGCGCGGCATCGCCTCCTGTCCGACGGTGCGCCGCGCGATTCGTGAACACGACAATGCCTCGGACGCGTTTCTTGAGGTGGTGGAGAAGGTCGATCTGCCCGCCGTGCTCGCCGAGATTCCGCGCTGCCGCCGCATCTGCACGACGGGCGGCAAGGCGACGGAGATCCTGCTCACGCTGCTTGCGACGGAGGTCAAGGCAAAGGATTTCAAAACGGGGATGACCATTGCCGCACGCTGCGGCGACCGCGACCTCCTCGTCACGCGACTCCCGTCTACCTCACGCGCCTATCCGATGAAGCTCGAAAAGAAGGCGGAGGCATATCGGAAGTTTTTCGTTGAGGCGGGATTTACGGTGGCAGAATGATAAAACGAGGATTGCCGCATACGGCAATCCTCGTTTTTTGGTCAGCCCACAATGGAACATTGGTTGTTTTCGAGCAAGTGAAGCAGTCGGCTGGATGGTCCCGACGGTTGATTCCTACCGGTTTCCCATGCTTTGACGGTGCGGCAGGAAACACCGAAGTAAGAAGCAAATGTCCTTTGCGTTACTCCTTCCCGTTGACGAATGCTCTTGATTCGTTCCGGCGAATAGATTGGCACGGTCGCTATTTCGAGCGTACGGTGTTCTCTTTGAAGTTTCGTGTCGCCGCTCTCTGCATCGGCCATAGCCTCGTCTATGGCGGCAGACAGAACGGAAAAGGCTGTACTCATTCCGGTATCCTCCTTTTTTGTAGAGATTTCTCAAGTTGTTCGATTTGCTTCTTGAGGATTGTGCATTCCGCAGAAGAAAGGTTTTCCTGTTCGTTTTTGGCAAAGACAGCAAACAGATAGATGCGTTCGTATTCTTCGAAGTCGACATAACAGATGCGGACACTGCCGCGCTTTCCACGATGCTCATACGGAAATCGCATCTTACGCAGACGCCCTGTACCCTGAATCACATTGCCCAATTTCGGATGCTGCAAGAGCGCATACTCCAAGCGGCGTAAATCTTTGTCGGTAAAATGAAGGCGTTTCCACTCTTTGAGAAATACCGTTGCTTGGATAAACATTCTGGATAGTTTCAGTGGAATCACCTGCCTCTTGAAGATAGTTTACTACGATTGAATCGTGATCGTCAAGAAAAAATGGCACGATACAAGCGTCTGCTCATACCGTGCCGTTTGTTATGCGATTCCTTAGAAAAGATCCTCAGCGAGGATGATGGTCTGCTCGCGCGAGGGTCCGACGGAAACGATGCCGAGGGCGATGCCCGTGACCTCTGCCATGCGTGCAAGGTATTTGCGCGCGTTCTCGGGCAGCGCGTCGTAGCTGCGGATGCCCGAGATGTCCGTCTTCCACCCGGGGAAGGTCTCGTAGACGGGTTCGACCTCGGCGAGGATATTGAGGCTCGCGGGAACGCCCTTCAGCAACTCACCCCGATACTTGTAGCCCGTGCAGATCTTGATCTCGTCGAAGCCGTCGAGGATGTCAAGGCGCGTGACTGCCATGTAGTCGATCCCTGAGAGCAGCCCTGCGTGACGGACGACGACGGCATCGAGCCAGCCCGTGCGGCGCGGACGTCCCGTGACCGTGCCGAACTCATGCCCTGCCTCGCGCAGTTTCTCACCAATCTCATTGAGCTGCTCGGTGGGGAAGGGACCCTCGCCGACGCGTGTGCAGTATGCTTTCACAACGCCGACGACCTTGTTGATCTTCTTCGGCGCAACGCCTGCGCCGATGGTGACGCCGCCCGAGATGGGGTGCGATGCGGTGACGTATGGGTACGTTCCGTAGTCGATGTCGAGCATGGTCGCCTGTGCGCCCTCAAAGAGCACCTTGCGTCCTGCGTCGATCTCCTCGTTGATGAGGGGGATGGTGTCGGTGACGAGCGGGCGCAGACGCTCGGCGTAGCCCTGATACTCCTTCAGAACTTCCTCGTAGTCGAGCGGTTCGTGGTGGTAGACGGCGGCAAGTTCGCCGTTCTTATTGTCGAGGTTTTTCTTGAGTTTTTTCGCAAACTCGTCCTTTTCCATGAGGTCGCAGACGCGGATGCCGATGCGGTCGTCGCGATCCATGTAGCAGGGGCCGATGCCACGCCCCGTCGTGCCGATCTTGTCCGCGCCGCGCTGCGCGTCGCCGATGCCGTCCATGAGGCGGTGATAGGGCATGACGACGTGGGCACGGTCGGAGATACGGATATTCGAGGTGTCGATGCCGCGTGCCTCCATAGCGTCCATTTCCTGTAAGCACACCTCAGGGTCAAAGGCGACACCGTTCGCGATGATGTTGTGTGTACCCTTGTAGAGGATGCCCGAGGGGAGAAGGCGCAGCTTGTACTCCTCACCTGCAGCGACGACGGTATGCCCCGCGTTGCAGCCGCCCTGGAAGCGGACGACGGTGTCCGCCTTGCTTGCGAGGTAGTCGACGATCTTTCCCTTGCCCTCGTCGCCCCACTGCGTTCCCGTGATAACGATGGTTGACATAGATATAGTCCCCTTTATTTTTTCTCAGAGTCCGAAGCGTGCAAAGATGGAGTCCACATGACGCAGGAAATAGGTGTGGTCGAAACATGCTTCGATTTCATCCTGCGTGAGATGGGCGGCGATGTCCGCGTCCTTTTCGATGTTCGTACGGAAATCCTCGTTGTCGAGCCAGCGCTTCATGGCGTTGCGCTGTACCCAGACGTAGGCGGTCTGGCGCAGCACTCCCTTGTTGACGAGTGCCGTGAGGATGCGCTGACTGTAGATCAGTCCGCCCGTGCGGTTCATGTTGTGCATCATGGCATCGGGGTAGACCAGCAGCTTGTCCACGATGTTCGTCAGCTTGTGCAGACAGTAGTCCACGTTGATGGTCGTGTCGGGCAGGATGACGCGCTCGACGGAGGAGTGCGAGATGTCGCGTTCATGCCAGAGGGTGATGTTTTCGAGTGCTGCGACGGCGTTGCCGCGCACGAGACGCGCCATGCCGGAGACGCGCTCGCAGTTGATCGGGTTGCGCTTGTGCGGCATCGCGGACGAGCCCTTCTGTCCCGGCTTGAAGAACTCCTCCGCCTCGCGGATGTCCGTGCGCTGGAGGCTGCGGATCTCCGTTGCGATCTTCTCCATCGTGCCCGCAAGGATGGCGAGCGTTGTGATGAACTCCGCGTGACGGTCGCGCTGAATGACCTGCGTGGCAAGGCTGACGGGCGTGAGCCCCAGTTTTTTGCACGTCAGCTCTTCGATGCGCGGGTCGATGTTGGAGTAGGTGCCGACCGCGCCCGAGAGCTTACCGACGGAGACGATCTCCTTCGCACGCGTCAGGCGCTCGATGTCGCGGTCGATCTCGCCGCTCCACAGGAGCAGCTTCAGTCCGAACGTCATCGGCTCTGCGTGAATGCCGTGCGTGCGTCCGATGCACGGGGTCTGACGGAACTCCTCGGCACGGCGGCGTAGTACTTCACGGAAGGCATGAAGATCCTCCAGGATGATCGCAGCGGCATCGCGCATCATGATGCAGTATGCCGTATCCTTCACGTCGCTTGAGGTCAGCCCCTTGTGGATGTACTTCGAGTCCTCGCCGACATTTTCCTCCAGATTCGTGAGAAATGCAATGATGTCGTGATCGGTGGTCTTTTCGATCTCGTTGATGCGTGCGACATCGAACTTGGCGTTCGCCTTGATGTTCTGCACGGCGGCGGCGGGGATCTCGCCCAGCTCCGCCATCGCCTCGCATGCGGCAAGCTCCACGTTCAGAATGGTTTGCCACTCGTTTTGCAGCGACCAGAGACGCCCCATCTCCGAGCGTGTATATCTCTCTATCATGTGTTTCCTCCTGTTCATGGAAATGAACATAACTCAACAGTCTTATCATATATCGTGCGGCGTGGAATGTCAATCACGGGGCGCACGGTGAACGACGTATACATCATAGAAAGAATTTATCTTTTATTATTTTCATTTCATAAATTTGGATGTATAATGGTATCCATAAAAGGGGGTGTGATGATGTTCCGTCGTATACTTGCCGTGGGCGATGTGCATGGTCATATGGATGCACTGCGCGCCCTATGGAAAAAGATCGAATTCGACGATAAACAGGATATGCTGGTTTTTCTCGGCGACTACATCGACCGCGGTCCTGCACCGGTGGAGGTGCTTCGCTTTGTACGGGCACAGGTGGAGCGTCATGCGAATGTGTATGCCCTCTGCGGCAACCATGAGGCGATGATGCTCGGCTACATCGACGCGTACGGGCTGGGCAGAACGCTGCGCGGGCATTTTGACATCTGGCTGATGAACGGCGGCAAGGTGACGAAAAAGCAGCTTGCCGCACTGCCGGCGGCAGAGTCGGAGGAACTTGTCTCCTTCGTGCGGGAGCGTCCGCTCTATCATCGCGTCCGGCATGACGGACAGCGCATCCTGTTCGTTCATGCGGGGGTGCATCCCACGCGAAAGGATCAGACCGCCGAGGATCTGCTGTGGATTCGTGAGCCGTTCCTCGACCACTATCGCGGCAGTGAACTGGTCGTCGTCGGGCATACGCCAACGC of the Selenomonas dianae genome contains:
- a CDS encoding metallophosphoesterase family protein — its product is MMFRRILAVGDVHGHMDALRALWKKIEFDDKQDMLVFLGDYIDRGPAPVEVLRFVRAQVERHANVYALCGNHEAMMLGYIDAYGLGRTLRGHFDIWLMNGGKVTKKQLAALPAAESEELVSFVRERPLYHRVRHDGQRILFVHAGVHPTRKDQTAEDLLWIREPFLDHYRGSELVVVGHTPTQLIGGHDMERNTPLFLENNIIACDTGSFLPGGRISCVDVGRYLDLRSAGRTPTSAELAACYVQSA